In one Bufo gargarizans isolate SCDJY-AF-19 chromosome 11, ASM1485885v1, whole genome shotgun sequence genomic region, the following are encoded:
- the TARS2 gene encoding threonine--tRNA ligase, mitochondrial isoform X1 — MLLSMRLLSLLRRRRVLSAHYTDSPEVIPKEPCKTWKPHSTDVGGRTSARDGSGIPESSVLPEFIRHRLQCFETLRERYEARLADKVLRESRPIRISLPEGKVVSGESWRTSLYDVAVQTRSGSAHNVLAARVNGVVFDLSRPLEDDSEIDFLTFDSREGQDVFWHSSAHVLGAALEQIYGGLLCHGPSIENGFFYDIHLENGTVLGSDLPGLEITCKEILRQKLPFQRVEATREELLEMFKYNKFKTQIIEDKVETTTSVYRCGSLVDLCQGPHIRHTGQIKAIKLHKNSTAYWKGDAAQEKLQRVYGISFPDTKHLKEWEKAQEEAASRDHRKIGRDQGLFFFHEMSPGSCFFLPKGAHIYNILTDFIKDEYRKRGFTEVITPNMYNKKLWEQSGHWEHYGKNMFSFPVENETFSLKPMNCPGHCLMFNHRPRSWRELPVRLADFGVLHRNELSGALSGLTRVRRFQQDDAHIFCSMDQLEGEISGCLDFLRAVYTVFGFTFKLFLSTRPEQYMGEAEVWQKAEQELETSLNGFGLPWELNPGDGAFYGPKIDIQIKDAMGRYHQCATIQLDFQLPIRFQLSYVGKDGRTERPVMIHRAVLGSVERMLAVLAENYAGKWPFWLSPFQVMVVPTGASAEDYAQEVCVLSQRPNVVYRMIYDRGFMVDIDTDSGTTFNKKIRRAQLAQYNFILVVGEKEKQNNTVNVRTRDSKQHGEQSLKDLIVRLAELRDTRVMNAEEIF; from the exons TCCTCTGTCCTGCCTGAGTTCATTCGCCATCGGCTTCAATGCTTTGAGACCCTGAGGGAGCGTTATGAGGCCAGACTTGCAGACAAGGTCCTGAGAGAGTCCCGTCCCATCAGGATCTCTTTACCAGAGGGGAAGGTGGTGAGCGGGGAGTCCTGGAGAACCTCTCTCTACGACGTGGCCGTACAGACCAG GTCCGGCTCTGCGCACAATGTCCTGGCGGCCCGTGTGAACGGTGTCGTGTTTGATCTGTCGAGACCCCTAGAAGACGACTCTGAGATTGACTTCCTCACTTTTGATTCCCGTGAAGGACAAGAT GTATTTTGGCATTCAAGTGCTCATGTCCTGGGGGCCGCCCTGGAGCAGATCTATGGGGGTCTCTTGTGCCATGGACCCAGCATAGAAAATGGATTCTTCTATGATATACACCTGGAAAATGG cactgtgcTGGGCAGTGACCTTCCTGGCCTGGAAATCACCTGCAAAGAGATCCTGAGACAGAAACTTCCCTTCCAGCGAGTGGAAGCCACACGGGAGGAGCTGCTGGAGATGTTTAAG TATAACAAATTCAAGACACAAATAATTGAAGACAAAGTGGAGACGACCACAAGCGTTTACAG GTGCGGCTCTCTGGTTGACCTCTGCCAGGGTCCTCACATCCGACACACGGGGCAAATTAAAGCCATAAAACTCCATAAG aactcgacAGCCTATTGGAAAGGAGACGCCGCACAGGAGAAACTGCAGAGAGTGTATGGGATTTCCTTTCCAGATACAAAACACTTAAAAGAATGGGAGAAAGCGCAAGAAGAGGCGGCCAGCCGCGACCACCGCAAGATAGGAAGG GACCAGGGACTATTCTTCTTCCATGAAATGAGTCCTGGAAGCTGCTTCTTTCTTCCTAAAGGCGCTCACATCTACAACATCCTGACCGACTTCATCAAG GATGAATACCGAAAGCGGGGGTTCACTGAGGTGATCACTCCCAACATGTACAACAAGAAACTGTGGGAGCAGTCTGGCCACTGGGAGCACTATGGGAAGAACATGTTCTCCTTCCCCGTGGAAAACGAGACTTTCTCCCTAAAGCCGATGAATTGTCCCGGTCACTG CCTGATGTTTAATCATCGACCTCGGTCCTGGAGGGAGCTACCGGTCAGACTGGCTGATTTTGGGGTGCTGCACAGAAATGAGCTGTCCGGAGCACTGTCGGGGCTCACCCGTGTCCGTCGCTTCCAGCAGGATGATGCCCATATATTCTGCTCTATGGATCAG CTGGAAGGGGAGATCAGCGGCTGCCTGGACTTCCTGCGGGCCGTCTACACAGTCTTTGGCTTCACATTTAAGCTTTTCCTGTCCACGCGTCCAGAACAGTACATGGGAGAGGCGGAGGTCTGGCAGAAGGCTGAGCAG GAACTTGAGACCAGTCTGAATGGCTTTGGTCTTCCGTGGGAGCTGAACCCAGGAGATGGAGCGTTCTATGGACCCAAG ATTGATATCCAGATTAAAGATGCCATGGGGCGCTACCACCAGTGTGCCACCATCCAGCTGGACTTTCAGCTCCCCATCCGCTTCCAGCTCAGCTATGTGGG TAAGGACGGCAGGACGGAGCGGCCGGTCATGATCCatcgggcggtgctgggctctgtGGAGAGGATGTTGGCTGTCCTGGCTGAGAACTACGCTGGGAAGTG GCCATTCTGGCTTTCTCCATTCCAGGTCATGGTGGTCCCCACAGGAGCCAGTGCTGAAGATTACGCCCAAGAGGTGTGTGTTTTATCCCAGAGGCCAAATGTT GTCTATAGGATGATCTACGACCGGGGCTTTATGGTGGACATAGACACCGATTCAGGAACAACCTTCAACAAAAAGATCCGCAGGGCACAGCTGGCCCAGTACAACTTCATTCTGG TGGTCGGGGAAAAGGAGAAGCAGAACAATACTGTCAATGTCCGGACAAGAGACAGCAAGCAGCACGGGGAACAGAGCTTGAAAGACCTGATTGTGAGGCTGGCCGAGCTGCGGGACACTCGGGTCATGAACGCAGAGGAGATCTTCTGA
- the TARS2 gene encoding threonine--tRNA ligase, mitochondrial isoform X2: MLLSMRLLSLLRRRRVLSAHYTDSPEVIPKEPCKTWKPHSTDVGGRTSARDGSGIPESSVLPEFIRHRLQCFETLRERYEARLADKVLRESRPIRISLPEGKVVSGESWRTSLYDVAVQTRSGSAHNVLAARVNGVVFDLSRPLEDDSEIDFLTFDSREGQDVFWHSSAHVLGAALEQIYGGLLCHGPSIENGFFYDIHLENGTVLGSDLPGLEITCKEILRQKLPFQRVEATREELLEMFKYNKFKTQIIEDKVETTTSVYRCGSLVDLCQGPHIRHTGQIKAIKLHKNSTAYWKGDAAQEKLQRVYGISFPDTKHLKEWEKAQEEAASRDHRKIGRDQGLFFFHEMSPGSCFFLPKGAHIYNILTDFIKDEYRKRGFTEVITPNMYNKKLWEQSGHWEHYGKNMFSFPVENETFSLKPMNCPGHCLMFNHRPRSWRELPVRLADFGVLHRNELSGALSGLTRVRRFQQDDAHIFCSMDQLEGEISGCLDFLRAVYTVFGFTFKLFLSTRPEQYMGEAEVWQKAEQELETSLNGFGLPWELNPGDGAFYGPKIDIQIKDAMGRYHQCATIQLDFQLPIRFQLSYVGKDGRTERPVMIHRAVLGSVERMLAVLAENYAGKWPFWLSPFQVMVVPTGASAEDYAQEVYRMIYDRGFMVDIDTDSGTTFNKKIRRAQLAQYNFILVVGEKEKQNNTVNVRTRDSKQHGEQSLKDLIVRLAELRDTRVMNAEEIF, translated from the exons TCCTCTGTCCTGCCTGAGTTCATTCGCCATCGGCTTCAATGCTTTGAGACCCTGAGGGAGCGTTATGAGGCCAGACTTGCAGACAAGGTCCTGAGAGAGTCCCGTCCCATCAGGATCTCTTTACCAGAGGGGAAGGTGGTGAGCGGGGAGTCCTGGAGAACCTCTCTCTACGACGTGGCCGTACAGACCAG GTCCGGCTCTGCGCACAATGTCCTGGCGGCCCGTGTGAACGGTGTCGTGTTTGATCTGTCGAGACCCCTAGAAGACGACTCTGAGATTGACTTCCTCACTTTTGATTCCCGTGAAGGACAAGAT GTATTTTGGCATTCAAGTGCTCATGTCCTGGGGGCCGCCCTGGAGCAGATCTATGGGGGTCTCTTGTGCCATGGACCCAGCATAGAAAATGGATTCTTCTATGATATACACCTGGAAAATGG cactgtgcTGGGCAGTGACCTTCCTGGCCTGGAAATCACCTGCAAAGAGATCCTGAGACAGAAACTTCCCTTCCAGCGAGTGGAAGCCACACGGGAGGAGCTGCTGGAGATGTTTAAG TATAACAAATTCAAGACACAAATAATTGAAGACAAAGTGGAGACGACCACAAGCGTTTACAG GTGCGGCTCTCTGGTTGACCTCTGCCAGGGTCCTCACATCCGACACACGGGGCAAATTAAAGCCATAAAACTCCATAAG aactcgacAGCCTATTGGAAAGGAGACGCCGCACAGGAGAAACTGCAGAGAGTGTATGGGATTTCCTTTCCAGATACAAAACACTTAAAAGAATGGGAGAAAGCGCAAGAAGAGGCGGCCAGCCGCGACCACCGCAAGATAGGAAGG GACCAGGGACTATTCTTCTTCCATGAAATGAGTCCTGGAAGCTGCTTCTTTCTTCCTAAAGGCGCTCACATCTACAACATCCTGACCGACTTCATCAAG GATGAATACCGAAAGCGGGGGTTCACTGAGGTGATCACTCCCAACATGTACAACAAGAAACTGTGGGAGCAGTCTGGCCACTGGGAGCACTATGGGAAGAACATGTTCTCCTTCCCCGTGGAAAACGAGACTTTCTCCCTAAAGCCGATGAATTGTCCCGGTCACTG CCTGATGTTTAATCATCGACCTCGGTCCTGGAGGGAGCTACCGGTCAGACTGGCTGATTTTGGGGTGCTGCACAGAAATGAGCTGTCCGGAGCACTGTCGGGGCTCACCCGTGTCCGTCGCTTCCAGCAGGATGATGCCCATATATTCTGCTCTATGGATCAG CTGGAAGGGGAGATCAGCGGCTGCCTGGACTTCCTGCGGGCCGTCTACACAGTCTTTGGCTTCACATTTAAGCTTTTCCTGTCCACGCGTCCAGAACAGTACATGGGAGAGGCGGAGGTCTGGCAGAAGGCTGAGCAG GAACTTGAGACCAGTCTGAATGGCTTTGGTCTTCCGTGGGAGCTGAACCCAGGAGATGGAGCGTTCTATGGACCCAAG ATTGATATCCAGATTAAAGATGCCATGGGGCGCTACCACCAGTGTGCCACCATCCAGCTGGACTTTCAGCTCCCCATCCGCTTCCAGCTCAGCTATGTGGG TAAGGACGGCAGGACGGAGCGGCCGGTCATGATCCatcgggcggtgctgggctctgtGGAGAGGATGTTGGCTGTCCTGGCTGAGAACTACGCTGGGAAGTG GCCATTCTGGCTTTCTCCATTCCAGGTCATGGTGGTCCCCACAGGAGCCAGTGCTGAAGATTACGCCCAAGAG GTCTATAGGATGATCTACGACCGGGGCTTTATGGTGGACATAGACACCGATTCAGGAACAACCTTCAACAAAAAGATCCGCAGGGCACAGCTGGCCCAGTACAACTTCATTCTGG TGGTCGGGGAAAAGGAGAAGCAGAACAATACTGTCAATGTCCGGACAAGAGACAGCAAGCAGCACGGGGAACAGAGCTTGAAAGACCTGATTGTGAGGCTGGCCGAGCTGCGGGACACTCGGGTCATGAACGCAGAGGAGATCTTCTGA